In Methanomicrobium antiquum, one DNA window encodes the following:
- a CDS encoding GNAT family N-acetyltransferase, translated as MKNAYFGETLSFSYMTGEDIFPVSRMLEKESVCKWLFFGPNSSDMTRKYFEPLIDAMENDIKAKNQLKTHIFTIRERISGHFVGQCALLPVDFSEGSYTAAYQLDDICWRRGYGFEACRFLVYYAFFVCGGYRINADCAKENTASCRILEKCGFLKECNQEKYWNYKDSFHDRVLYSLLFENIPLNFQESLKNEFEESLF; from the coding sequence ATGAAAAATGCATATTTTGGAGAGACTCTTTCATTTTCATATATGACTGGTGAAGATATATTTCCTGTATCTCGGATGCTTGAGAAAGAATCTGTATGCAAATGGCTGTTTTTTGGGCCGAACTCTTCAGATATGACAAGAAAATATTTCGAGCCGCTAATAGATGCTATGGAGAATGACATTAAGGCCAAAAATCAATTGAAAACCCACATCTTTACAATAAGAGAGAGGATTTCCGGTCATTTTGTTGGTCAGTGTGCCCTGCTCCCGGTTGACTTTTCCGAGGGGTCATATACTGCGGCTTATCAGCTTGATGATATCTGCTGGAGGAGGGGTTACGGCTTTGAAGCATGCAGATTTTTGGTTTACTACGCTTTTTTTGTATGCGGCGGATACAGGATTAATGCTGACTGCGCAAAAGAAAACACGGCTTCCTGCAGGATTCTTGAAAAGTGCGGTTTTTTAAAAGAGTGTAATCAGGAAAAATATTGGAATTATAAAGATTCTTTTCACGACAGGGTCTTATATTCACTATTGTTTGAAAATATACCCCTGAATTTTCAGGAATCATTGAAAAATGAGTTTGAAGAAAGCCTCTTTTAG
- a CDS encoding DUF4956 domain-containing protein, with amino-acid sequence MLTDSTLFLIAGFVLNFISAFIIIRFIYYPKKSGHNFIFTFLAFNAIVYFIMGLFTSIELSIGAGFGLFALFSILRYRTETVPIREMTYLFVMVALPILNSVLFESGEYSRIIAINLMLIIVIWILENGWGFKSEPMQKEVLYEKIEFVKAGRKEEMIADLKQRTGLDVFDVEVDRIDFLRDTAEIKIFYFEDSAEKQNIKNKIGVSEKCD; translated from the coding sequence GTGCTGACAGATTCAACTCTTTTTTTGATTGCAGGCTTTGTCCTTAATTTCATCAGTGCGTTTATAATTATAAGATTCATCTACTATCCGAAAAAAAGCGGGCACAACTTCATATTTACATTTCTTGCATTCAATGCGATAGTATATTTTATAATGGGCCTTTTCACCAGCATAGAACTCTCGATAGGTGCAGGTTTTGGACTTTTTGCCCTTTTTTCCATTCTTAGATACAGGACGGAAACTGTCCCGATAAGGGAGATGACATATCTTTTTGTTATGGTTGCCCTTCCAATACTGAACTCAGTGCTTTTTGAATCTGGTGAGTACAGCAGAATTATTGCTATAAACCTGATGCTTATCATTGTTATCTGGATTCTTGAAAACGGCTGGGGCTTTAAAAGTGAGCCAATGCAAAAGGAGGTTCTGTATGAAAAGATAGAATTTGTAAAGGCAGGCAGAAAGGAGGAGATGATTGCGGATTTAAAACAGAGAACCGGACTTGACGTTTTTGATGTTGAAGTGGATAGGATTGATTTCCTCCGCGATACTGCTGAAATTAAAATATTTTATTTCGAAGATTCTGCAGAAAAACAAAACATCAAAAACAAAATAGGGGTGTCAGAGAAATGTGACTAG
- a CDS encoding polyphosphate polymerase domain-containing protein, translating to MEPTARKNQYGTNNILGNILSGTKKYEEITLDELKKSDASLMSRRESKYLMKFEDFMGIIPGLSEDYRILNVDGCTLSGYETVYYDDNSFITYNQHHSGKLNRYKLRTRRYLSSGESYVEIKEKKNTGVTIKRRIGTSESGILPKEEQDLFLKTNFPYDYHDFHPVMTTEYSRVTLVSKNYDERMTFDFGLTFSSCDKRISLSGVVIAEVKSGKNPTDSKALSVLQYSGIRKRSFSKYCIGVSLLYENLKHNRFKPNLIYLSRLSGGEALC from the coding sequence ATGGAACCAACAGCAAGAAAAAACCAATATGGTACAAATAATATATTAGGTAATATTTTATCCGGAACAAAAAAATATGAAGAAATAACCCTTGATGAACTGAAAAAATCTGATGCCAGTCTCATGAGCAGGCGGGAATCAAAATATCTGATGAAATTTGAGGATTTCATGGGAATAATCCCTGGATTGTCAGAGGATTATAGAATCCTTAATGTTGACGGCTGTACATTAAGCGGTTATGAAACTGTCTATTATGATGACAATTCCTTTATAACCTATAATCAGCACCACAGCGGAAAGCTGAACCGTTACAAGTTAAGAACCCGCCGTTATCTCTCTTCAGGTGAGAGCTATGTGGAGATTAAGGAAAAGAAAAACACCGGAGTTACGATAAAGAGGCGTATTGGAACCAGTGAATCCGGAATACTTCCAAAAGAAGAGCAGGATTTGTTTCTGAAAACCAACTTTCCATATGACTATCATGATTTTCATCCGGTTATGACAACAGAATATTCAAGGGTTACTCTTGTATCAAAGAATTACGATGAGAGAATGACATTTGATTTTGGCCTGACATTCAGCAGTTGTGATAAGAGAATATCATTGTCGGGAGTTGTGATTGCTGAAGTAAAAAGCGGCAAAAATCCAACAGATTCAAAAGCACTCTCTGTGTTGCAGTACTCCGGCATCCGGAAGAGAAGCTTTTCGAAGTACTGCATCGGGGTCTCTCTACTCTATGAAAATCTCAAGCACAACCGGTTCAAGCCAAATCTGATTTACCTTTCCCGTTTATCCGGAGGTGAGGCGTTGTGCTGA
- the rnhC gene encoding ribonuclease HIII, with the protein MKVTYPKSATTAKIKSESAFKYNKNYSDEMNGKKTAKMTVEKTNEKKDTSRTGNTGIPPENLPFPLIGTDESGKGDYFGPLVAAGMYVDENTAVFLKKIGVKDSKLLTDKEILVIAKKIKEKCHNYYSVIEISPERYNRLYEQFRSENKNLNTLLAWAHAKAIEEVLSKKECRTVISDKFGNERYILSKLQERGRKVNLIQVTKAERNIAVAAASILARDRFLEKLEKLSKNAGFTLPKGASDSVIFAGKRILKEKGEKGLLEFAKVHFKTTKELTK; encoded by the coding sequence ATGAAAGTCACATATCCAAAATCGGCAACCACTGCCAAAATAAAATCAGAATCAGCTTTCAAATACAATAAAAATTATTCAGATGAAATGAATGGTAAAAAAACCGCTAAAATGACTGTTGAAAAAACTAATGAAAAAAAAGATACCAGCCGGACAGGAAATACAGGCATTCCCCCTGAGAATCTTCCCTTCCCTCTTATTGGTACAGATGAATCAGGAAAGGGGGATTATTTCGGGCCGCTTGTTGCCGCCGGAATGTATGTCGATGAGAATACAGCAGTTTTTTTAAAAAAAATTGGTGTTAAAGACAGCAAACTTTTAACTGATAAAGAAATATTGGTGATTGCAAAAAAAATCAAAGAAAAGTGCCATAATTATTATTCAGTAATTGAGATATCACCTGAAAGGTACAACCGGCTTTATGAACAGTTCAGGAGCGAAAACAAAAACTTAAACACACTTCTTGCATGGGCACATGCAAAGGCAATTGAAGAGGTTTTATCTAAAAAGGAATGTAGGACTGTAATTTCGGATAAATTCGGAAACGAGAGATATATCCTTTCAAAACTTCAGGAAAGAGGAAGAAAAGTAAATCTTATTCAGGTGACAAAGGCAGAGAGAAACATAGCAGTTGCCGCGGCATCCATCCTTGCAAGGGACAGATTTTTGGAAAAATTAGAAAAACTCTCGAAAAATGCAGGATTTACTCTTCCAAAGGGAGCATCAGATTCAGTAATCTTCGCAGGAAAAAGAATTCTTAAAGAGAAAGGAGAAAAAGGTCTTTTAGAATTTGCAAAAGTTCATTTCAAAACAACCAAAGAATTAACAAAATAA